Proteins from a genomic interval of Watersipora subatra chromosome 10, tzWatSuba1.1, whole genome shotgun sequence:
- the LOC137406788 gene encoding general transcription factor II-I repeat domain-containing protein 2-like, translated as MSGPKKRKVDRECRVFNKEWTTKYFFTEHRSSAVCLICQETVAVFKEYNINRHLTIKHANYASKLSTKEREATAQKLAANLQAQQNFFHCQTAIQESSKRASFLLSFKLVKASKPLSEGEFLEECMVETASVLCPESEDKFEKISLFRRTVARRVELIDEDITSNLNKKAETFTLYSLALDVSNDVKDTAQLLIFIRGINDTFEITEEFLTMESLKGQTRKEDLYDRVSAVIKNMKLPWIKLINVTTDGFPNLTGKNVGLLRRIQNKVKDENLDQDVIFLLCIIRQESLCKSVLQLNHVVNLVVKLVNFIRARGLQHRQFITFLEETDADHQDLL; from the coding sequence ATGAGCGGACCTAAGAAAAGGAAAGTGGACAGAGAATGTCGAGTGTTCAATAAAGAGTGgacaactaaatattttttcactgaACACCGATCATCTGCTGTATGCCTGATATGTCAGGAAACTGTGGCGGTTTTTAAAGAATATAATATTAACCGTCACTTAACTATAAAACATGCTAACTATGCTAGCAAGCTATCAACGAAAGAACGGGAAGCTACTGCTCAGAAGTTGGCGGCTAATTTACAGGctcaacaaaacttttttcactGCCAAACTGCCATTCAGGAGTCAAGTAAAAGGGCCAGTTTTTTGCTTTCATTCAAACTGGTAAAGGCCAGCAAGCCTCTGTCTGAAGGCGAGTTTTTAGAAGAATGTATGGTGGAGACAGCAAGTGTCTTGTGCCCAGAGAGCGAagacaaatttgaaaaaatcagtttatttcgCAGGACAGTGGCTCGCCGTGTGGAACTAATAGATGAAGATATCACCAGCAACTTAAATAAAAAGGCAGAGACATTCACGTTATATTCATTAGCACTGGATGTAAGCAACGATGTCAAAGACACTGCTCAGCTCCTCATTTTTATCCGAGGGATTAACGACACTTTTGAAATAACGGAGGAGTTTTTGACAATGGAGTCTCTGAAAGGACAAACACGGAAAGAAGACTTGTATGACCGGGTATCTGCTGTCATCAAAAATATGAAGCTCCCTTGGATTAAACTTATCAACGTCACCACAGATGGATTTCCAAATTTAACGGGGAAAAACGTTGGCCTGCTGAGGAGAATCCAGAATAAAGTCAAAGATGAAAATCTTGACCAGGATGTCATTTTTCTCCTCTGCATCATCCGCCAGGAATCTCTATGTAAATCGGTATTACAGCTGAATCATGTTGTGAATCTTGTCGTGAAACTCGTCAACTTTATTCGCGCAAGGGGACTTCAGCACCGTCAGTTCATTACGTTTCTGGAGGAAACTGATGCGGATCACCAGGACCTGCTTTAG
- the LOC137406786 gene encoding uncharacterized protein has product MNSSMSIDHYGLTNDSRVVIKHEGIYIVHASIHFMSVSSKDYPLYSVYKTDSLGGNQQLVSKCMITPGVRQAPDDTNVYPCQTWQIIHLKQGEQVFMSIGRYTWFQVEKETFHLALIKLNDYSL; this is encoded by the exons ATGAACAGCTCCATGTCAATCGACCACTACGGTTTGACCAATGATAGTAGAGTGGTGATCAAACATGAAGGAATCTACATTGTTCATGCTAGC ATTCATTTTATGAGTGTGTCGAGCAAAGACTACCCACTCTATAGCGTCTACAAGACTGATTCACTTGGTGGAAATCAGCAGTTGGTGAGCAAATGTATGATCACTCCAGGAGTGAGACAAGCACCTGATGACACCAATGTTTATCCATGCCAAACCTGGCAG ATAATCCACTTGAAACAAGGAGAGCAGGTTTTTATGAGTATTGGAAGATATACCTGGTTTCAGGTTGAAAAGGAAACATTTCACTTGGCTCTCATCAAACTCAATGACTATAGCTTATAA
- the LOC137406789 gene encoding EPM2A-interacting protein 1-like, translating into MYTNVKAFKSKLVLFSSHAEKAGAKVKKYSKSLDALHGEFCRRFSDFEKIDKSLQSAACSLSQDPETAPEELQLELINLQSDPVLKEKFNFLKLNDFYATLNEAAFSHLWRTAQKMLALFGLIYVCEQTFSVMNINKASHRSKLTDQHLRSILRIATTKLTPDFDALAKKGTNSTVPTESKSFSFVLCKNCFGK; encoded by the exons ATGTACACAAACGTGAAAGCCTTCAAATCCAAGCTGGTTTTATTCTCCAG CCACGCTGAAAAGGCCGGCGCAAAAGTGAAGAAATACAGCAAGTCACTAGATGCGCTGCACGGAGAATTCTGCCGTCGGTTTtctgattttgaaaaaattgacaagtCACTTCAGTCGGCGGCCTGTTCCCTGTCACAAGACCCCGAAACAGCTCCAGAGGAGCTGCAGCTTGAACTGATCAACCTTCAGTCCGACCCAGTCTTAAAAGAGAAGTTCAACTTTCTGAAACTGAATGACTTTTATGCTACACTCAATGAAGCCGCATTTTCACATCTCTGGAGGACAGCGCAAAAGATGCTGGCGTTGTTTGGCTTGATCTACGTGTGTGAACAGACGTTTAGCGTAATGAACATCAACAAGGCCAGCCACAGATCCAAATTAACAGACCAACACCTCAGATCCATCCTGAGAATTGCTACAACTAAACTCACTCCAGACTTTGATGCGCTGGCTAAAAAGGGGACCAACAGCACTGTTCCCACTGAAAGTAAAAGTTTCTCCTTTGTATTATGTAAAAATTGCTTTGGAAAATAG